Proteins from a genomic interval of Lelliottia amnigena:
- the murI gene encoding glutamate racemase has product MATKLQDGNTPCLAATPSDPRPTVLVFDSGVGGLSVYDEIRHLLPDLHYIYAFDNVAFPYGEKSEDFIVERVVEIVTAVQARYPLALAVIACNTASTVSLPSLREKFPFPVVGVVPAIKPAARLTANGIVGLLATRGTVKRPYTRELIERFANECKIAMLGSAELVEMAEAKLHGEPVSLEELRRILGPWLRMAEPPDTVVLGCTHFPLLQDELLEVLPEGTRLVDSGAAIARRTAWLLEHEAPDAKSSDKNIAFCMALTSETEQLLPVLQRYGFETLEKLAL; this is encoded by the coding sequence ATGGCTACGAAACTGCAGGACGGGAATACACCTTGTCTGGCAGCTACACCTTCTGATCCACGTCCCACCGTGCTGGTGTTTGACTCCGGCGTCGGTGGGCTTTCGGTCTACGATGAGATTCGGCATCTTCTGCCGGATCTTCATTACATCTATGCTTTCGATAATGTCGCCTTTCCGTATGGGGAAAAGAGCGAAGACTTTATTGTCGAACGTGTGGTTGAAATCGTCACAGCAGTTCAGGCGCGCTACCCCTTAGCGTTAGCCGTCATTGCCTGCAACACGGCGAGTACCGTTTCTCTTCCTTCATTACGTGAAAAGTTCCCGTTCCCGGTTGTGGGTGTCGTTCCGGCGATTAAGCCTGCTGCGCGTCTGACGGCGAATGGCATCGTTGGGTTATTAGCGACGCGCGGAACGGTGAAGCGTCCTTATACGCGTGAGCTCATTGAACGCTTTGCCAACGAATGCAAGATTGCAATGTTAGGCTCAGCTGAGCTGGTGGAGATGGCCGAAGCGAAGCTGCACGGTGAACCCGTTTCGCTGGAAGAGCTGCGACGCATTCTCGGCCCATGGCTTCGCATGGCTGAACCGCCTGATACGGTGGTGCTGGGCTGCACGCATTTCCCTCTATTACAGGATGAGCTACTGGAGGTGTTGCCGGAGGGGACGCGTCTTGTGGATTCCGGTGCGGCAATCGCCCGACGGACAGCCTGGTTGCTGGAACATGAAGCGCCAGATGCTAAATCCAGTGATAAGAACATTGCCTTTTGCATGGCGTTAACTTCTGAGACTGAGCAACTTTTACCCGTTTTACAGCGTTACGGCTTTGAAACGCTCGAAAAACTCGCACTTTAA
- the btuB_1 gene encoding Vitamin B12 transporter btuB encodes MLIDGIPLNNAGISNVADLSQIPTSLIQRIEYIRGPRSALYGSDAIGGVINIITGRDKPGADITASVGSKGYQSYDGSFQQVLDKTKITMAGNYTYTRGFDIDAQDAPRQPDRDGFMSKSLYGSIEQQINDSLSGFVRGFGYDNRTAYDGYDSYDNNFNFTGTPDTRQLYSQNWDTGLRYKQGIYQTQLVAGYGRSKDQNYDPSKGRYAASSTMDDVKQYTTQWMNTFTVGHGNIGAGVDWQKQQTQAGTGLLDQGFKQHNTGVFLSAMQQFDSVTLEAAARHDDNSNFGNHSTWQTSAAWEFVDGYRIIGSYGTAYKAPTMSQIHSADYGNPDLKPEESEQWEGGFEGLTGPVTWRISAYRNDVDNLIGFGNRNRPYNVDKARIEGVEATAQFDTGPVGHQISYDYVDPRNATTNQVLARRSKQQVKYQLDTQVWDFDWNLAYRYLGTRYDVAVDPNTFTTERVQMGGVSLWDLAVSYPVTSHLTVRGKIANLFDKDYETVYGYETAGREYTLSGSYTF; translated from the coding sequence GTGCTTATCGATGGTATTCCGCTAAATAATGCCGGAATCAGCAACGTTGCCGATCTGAGTCAAATTCCAACGTCCCTTATTCAACGTATCGAGTACATTCGCGGCCCGCGTTCTGCGCTGTACGGTTCCGATGCAATTGGCGGCGTGATCAACATTATTACCGGGCGTGATAAGCCTGGCGCGGACATTACCGCGAGTGTCGGCTCGAAGGGCTATCAGTCTTACGATGGTTCATTCCAGCAGGTGCTGGATAAAACCAAAATCACGATGGCTGGAAACTATACCTATACCCGTGGTTTTGATATTGATGCGCAGGATGCGCCGCGTCAGCCGGATCGCGATGGCTTTATGAGTAAGTCGCTCTACGGGTCTATCGAACAGCAGATTAACGACAGCCTGAGTGGTTTCGTTCGCGGTTTTGGCTATGACAACCGCACGGCATACGACGGGTATGATAGCTACGACAATAATTTCAATTTTACCGGCACGCCGGATACGCGTCAGTTATACAGCCAGAACTGGGATACCGGGCTGCGTTACAAGCAGGGCATTTATCAGACGCAGCTGGTGGCGGGCTACGGTCGCAGTAAAGACCAGAACTACGATCCGAGTAAAGGTCGCTATGCCGCCTCTTCTACTATGGATGACGTGAAGCAATACACCACGCAATGGATGAATACCTTTACCGTAGGCCACGGCAATATTGGTGCGGGTGTGGACTGGCAGAAGCAGCAGACGCAGGCGGGTACGGGTCTTCTTGATCAAGGCTTCAAACAGCACAACACCGGCGTTTTCCTTTCGGCGATGCAGCAGTTTGATAGCGTCACGCTGGAAGCGGCAGCGCGTCATGATGATAACTCTAACTTCGGTAACCACAGCACCTGGCAGACCAGTGCGGCGTGGGAGTTTGTTGATGGCTATCGCATCATCGGCTCTTACGGTACAGCGTATAAAGCACCAACGATGAGCCAGATCCACAGTGCAGATTATGGCAATCCGGATCTTAAGCCAGAAGAGAGTGAACAGTGGGAAGGTGGTTTTGAGGGGCTGACAGGTCCGGTGACCTGGCGCATCAGCGCTTATCGTAATGACGTTGATAACTTAATTGGCTTTGGCAACAGAAATCGTCCTTATAACGTTGATAAAGCGCGTATCGAAGGGGTTGAAGCCACGGCACAGTTTGATACCGGCCCTGTCGGTCATCAGATCTCTTATGATTATGTTGACCCGCGCAATGCCACAACCAATCAGGTGCTTGCCCGTCGTTCTAAGCAACAGGTGAAATACCAGTTGGATACGCAGGTATGGGATTTCGACTGGAATCTGGCGTATCGCTATCTCGGCACGCGTTATGATGTGGCCGTCGATCCCAATACCTTCACCACTGAACGTGTACAAATGGGGGGCGTAAGCTTGTGGGATCTCGCAGTTTCATATCCTGTCACCTCACATCTCACAGTTCGTGGTAAAATAGCCAACCTGTTCGATAAAGATTACGAGACAGTTTATGGCTACGAAACTGCAGGACGGGAATACACCTTGTCTGGCAGCTACACCTTCTGA
- the btuB_2 gene encoding Vitamin B12 transporter btuB: MIKKVSLMTALSVTAFSGWAQDSADSLVVTANRFEQPANTVLAPTSVVTREDIERWQAKSVVEVMQRLPGVDIAQSGGMGGKRVNLYSWNRIPSRSGAYRWYSAK, from the coding sequence ATGATTAAAAAAGTATCGCTGATGACGGCTCTTTCCGTCACGGCATTTTCGGGCTGGGCGCAGGATAGCGCTGACTCATTGGTGGTCACAGCAAACCGTTTTGAACAACCGGCAAATACCGTTCTGGCACCGACTTCTGTTGTAACGCGTGAAGATATTGAGCGCTGGCAGGCAAAAAGCGTCGTCGAAGTCATGCAGCGTTTACCTGGCGTGGATATTGCGCAAAGCGGCGGAATGGGGGGCAAACGCGTCAACCTTTATTCGTGGAACCGAATCCCGTCACGTTCTGGTGCTTATCGATGGTATTCCGCTAAATAA